A stretch of Mesoplodon densirostris isolate mMesDen1 chromosome 7, mMesDen1 primary haplotype, whole genome shotgun sequence DNA encodes these proteins:
- the MRPL21 gene encoding large ribosomal subunit protein bL21m, translated as MAAAVVASALPVTFGRLVSACSRSVLRASGSGEASLWSASRRFSSQSASFPQGYVPKTSLSSPPWPEVVVPDPIEEARHHAEVVEKVNELIARGHYGRLFAVVHFASHQWKVTSEDLILIENKLDVACGERIRLEKVLLVGADDFTLLGRPLLGKDLVQVEATVIEKTESWPKINMRFKKRKNYKRKRIIVSPQTVLRINTIKIAPCLC; from the exons ATGGCAGCGGCTGTGGTGGCCTCGGCACTGCCGGTCACCTTCGGGCGGCTGGTGTCTGCATGCAGCCGCAGTGTCCTGAGAGCGTCGGGGTCCGGAGAGG CTTCCCTGTGGTCTGCTTCTCGAAGGTTCAGTTCGCAGAGCGCTTCATTTCCACAAGG ataCGTCCCTAAAACGTCACTGAGTTCACCACCTTGGCCAGAAGTTGTTGTGCCAGACCCCATCGAGGAGGCCAGACACCACGCAG AGGTCGTGGAGAAGGTGAATGAGCTGATCGCCCGGGGCCACTATGGCAGGCTCTTCGCCGTGGTGCACTTTGCCAGCCACCAGTGGAAGGTGACCTCTGAAGACCTGATTCTAATTGAAAACAAGTTAGACGTGGCGTGTGGAGAGAGGATCCGGTTGGAGAAG GTCCTGCTGGTTGGGGCCGATGACTTCACGCTGCTCGGCAGACCCCTCCTCGG AAAGGATCTTGTTCAAGTAGAAGCCACAGTCATTGAAAAGACAGAATCGTGGCCAAAAATCAATATGAgattcaagaaaaggaaaaactacaaaaggaaaagaa TTATCGTGAGTCCTCAGACCGTCCTCCGGATAAACACCATCAAGATTGCTCCATGTCTGTGCTGA